GAAACTTGAACGGCGTTAGATTTTCCTGATCCCTTAACACTGCCATTGTAAATAAACTCTCCATTTTTCTTCAATGACAGATTATAGCCTATTCGGGCCTGCACGCGATCCATGGCCATCAGTCCGATACCGAAGTTAACACTCAGCGGACTGGCACAAGGAGTCCAATCGGCGCCAGCAACTTCTTCCTTGCTCTTGTCCAACAGTATATTGAACTGCGGACCTGCATAAACAAAGACATTGAGCATAGCAAGGACATCACGACCATAGCGTACGTTCACAGGAACAGTCAGTTGGGAAGTACTGATTCGCGACTTTGTTGAGCCATCGGAATTATTAATATCAGTAAATTCTGCAGTGCGATAATCATACAATACACTTGCATCCAAACCCCATCCTGTGACAGGCATCACATAAACTATACTGGGACCTATATGTACACCTCTACTGTTTTGGGCATGCTCCTTAACGGAACTACTTATATCATAGTTCATATGGGTGATATTAAAACCAGCCGTCAAACCTAAATTCAGGCGTGGACTCAGATCTCTATTCAATTGAGCCTGTGCAGAGGGCACAATAGTCAGTAAAGAAAGGAAAAGTAAATACAGGTATCTTTTCATATGCAGTAAAAATTCTATTACCGACTGCAAAGATAAATAAAAAAAAGCAGGTATCCGCAAAAAGATACCTGCTTTTTATTGTATAATTATTACTTCTTAGAAGAAATAAGTCACTGAAACCTGCCAGGCATTGGCTTTTCCATCGCCCACAACGCTCTTTACAGCACCTGTAGTTGAATCAATCACATTGGCTTCACCGGTCTTACCCAAAGCAATATTATAATTGAACTTAGCCTGGAGATGGCCCAGCACCGTGGCACCGATACCCACATTGGCACTCAGGTTAGAGCTCTTCAACGTCCAGTTGTGAATTTCGTTTGAAGCCTCATCTACCGCCAGTGTTTTGTCTTTGCTGCCGAGGTTGAAGCCAAACTGAGGACCCGCAAAGGCGAAAACTTCAGCCATACTGCCCAGACCTATGCCATAACGCAAGTTGATGGGAATCTGAATAGAGCTTGACTTGATTTTAGTATCTCCATTTTCAGACGAGCGCTGGTCATAGACAGCAGCAGCATCGAAGCCAATGCCCACCACAGGAAGTGTAAACTTCACTGTAGGACCTACAAAGAATCCTGCATTGTCCTTAGCATTGTCTTTCATTTCACTTTCGCTATAAGACATTTTTGTCATGTTCAGACCTGCAGTAATACCATAGCTGAACTGGGCCTGCGAAGGAAGAGCCACCATCATGAGGGCTACAACCATTGAAGTAAAGATTTTTTTCATATCAATCATGATTTATTAAAAACGCGACAAATATAGCCATTTTTCTTTAAACCGCCTATATTTATGACCAATTTTTTACGATTAGTGTCTTTGACGGCGCACGCTCACTGAACCACCCGATGAACTGCTACGGCTGGATTTTGTCGATGACTTGGCTGGCTTAACTTTCTCTGCTTTCTGCCGGCGTCCTTTCTGAGCTTTCTTAGTCTCCTTGGAGTCGGCAGTCTGGTTTTCCAGAGAATCACGCTTCTCCTTGTCACCGAAGATAGTGTTACGGAATTTCTCCAGCTCGGCCTCAATACGCTTCTGTTCGGCTGTCAACTTGGTAGAGTCGTTACCGGCTACCTGTGCCAGCGTCTGTCCCAGCATATTGTTGGTCTTGTAGATTTTTCCTTTATAACGGTTCAGTGTGAAATAGTCGTCAAGACTCATCGTGGCAGCATTGTTCACATTGCTGGTCATCACGGTCTGGCGACTCAGGAACGGTTCTACATCACTGTACTTCACCCAGAAAAGTGGATATTTAGAGGCCTCACCGCCAAAATCGTCCTCACGCAGCATCACTGGACAGAATGCCAGCACCTTAACATGGAACGAAGAGTTGGCCTGGTCGTAATAGGCACTTTCTTTCAAATAGTACATCTTTACTTCCGATGATGGAATATCACTATTGTCAACCTTCAGTTTTCCGCCCTCTTCCTCATAGAAAATATGGTAGTTGTCGAGTATGGTCTTCATATCCACCTTGGCGGTAGCATCCAGCACCTCAGTGCCATCCAGACGATACTCATAGACAGGGATATAGCCATTCAACGCCAGTTTGAACACATAGGTAAAAAGATTCAAATGTTTGCCTACAGGCTCTACAGGATAGTACAAGCCAGAGTTTTCCTCTATATTGAGGTCCACCTCACGGTAGATATCGCGACGCCACACCACATCCTCAGGCATATCAAGAGCCGTGGGATACATGATGCGCATGCGCTCAGTCATTCCTCCCTGCGATTTTGAGGAAGTTTGCTGGGCAGACTTCGTGTTCTGCTGGATGCGACTCTTCTTCGGCTGTGCCGAGCAATGAGAGACTTGAGAATTGAAAATCGAGAATTGCAAACCAATGGTCAGTACCACCAGTCTGAGCATCCAATATCCTTTCATGTTCACTATCTGTTTCATATTATTTTTCGATTTACTTCACAATGATTTCCATTGATGTGGGCAATGTACGCTCAATACCATCAGGACCTATGGCCTTCACACGGGAAATATAGAATCGACGGTTGCGTGTCAGCTTACGGAATGTATCCTTCTGACGGGCAGTAAACTTAGCACCTTCGCCCACCATTGGAACAGCATTACCCATATTATCGTAGAACACCGTCTCGAACGAGAGCACACGGAAGCCGATGTCGAGAATACCATCATCGATAGCAGCACCAATACCGTCAATAGCCATAAGAGCCTGCTTGGCAAGTACGCCTCCCTTAAATCGAACGGGATTACCCTTGTCGTCTTTCATATCTATATAAGGTGTAGGATCGGGCAACTTACGCACACGGAAACTGAATTGTCCCATCTGCTGAGGACGACCGGTATTGGTCGAGATCACCGTGATAGTAGCATCCTGTCCGATCTTTGACGGACGGGCAATATACTTGCCGGGCCCCACTGGCTGCAATGTACCATTGGTCATCGTGGCCGAAATCTTGTTCAAAGGCACACCAGGCACCGACACGCTGATGGGGTTTGAATAGCCTGCATAAAGCATGTTCATCAAATCGGCAGAGACCGTAGCACTGGGATCGACAACGGTATATTTCTGTTCAAAATCACGACGAATCTTATCGCCGTTACCATTCACGGTCTCAATATGACCTGCCAGGGTAAAATCACCGGTACGCCCGCAAACAATCTCGTAGAGGTTGTCTTTCAGGTCCATCTTCTGATTGCCTATATACACATCAGGAATCTGGGTGGTATCAACGGCAGCCATCACAATATGGGCCGAGAACTTATCGCCACGTACAATCGTCTGCGAATTAGGAATCACGAAGGCCTCCAAGGCATTCACACGGATATCCTTCACGTCGATATTCTGCACCAGAGTGTGGAGCACCTCACCCTCAGCATAGCGCACATCATTCTGCAACTTCGACAGAAGGGTAACAGCAGCAGCAGCCGGCATAGCCTCAAACATATACTCCTGCCAGTTCTTGCCCAGTGTGAGTTCACCCTTTGGCACTTCAGTAGTCAGGTTGCTCTCAATGATTTTCTGCTGGGCAGTGTCAGGCACCATCTTCACCATTCGCTCACGGAACGAGTTGATAGCCAGTCGGAGTTCCTCGCCACGACCACGGCCAGGAGCCAGCATCACCTGATTGGCGGCCTCAAGGTCTTCCTTACTCTGAATATTTGAAGGATCGCCATGCTTGCCGTCAGCTTCACGGGCAATGGCCAGTTTCAGTTCAGCAGCGAAATCATACAGGGAGTCACTCATATGGCGCACCATCTGAGCCTTGTCGTACCATTCCTTCACTTTCTGAGGATTGGCCTTCATCTGCTGTTCGAAGTCCTCATATATAGCCATGTTCTCCTTGGCTGAGTTCTCGGTGGTACGGTTCAGGCTTTTCTCTACGATATCAAAGCCGTTGAGCACCTCGTTCGAGACATTCAGCGCCAGCATAGCCATCAACACCACATACATGAGGTTGATCATCTTCTGGCGAGGAGAAACGGGTCTTTTCTTAATTGCCATTTTCTCTGCCCCCTAAGTTAGGGGGATGGGGGTCTGAACAAGCGTTTATCAGACTCTTTTTAGTTATTATTTTCTTTAAAGGGATCTGCGCTTGTTCAGACCCCAATCCCCCACTATCCTAAGGGGCTCTTCGGCATATTGGTTGTCATGGCCTCAATCATGCGGGCATAGATGCGATTCAGCTCGGCTATCTGATCAGCCATCTTACGGGTCTGATCGTTGATTTCGTCAATCGTGCCAATCTGCTGACTTGCGCCCTTCAGCTGCATCTCATAGACCTTACAGATACCGGTGAGTGTACGGTTCAGATTTTCCATCTCCTCGCTGTCGCGAGTCAGGCGTTCGCTCTGTTCAGATACCTTCTGAAGTGTCTCAGTCAGTCTCTTCAACTGTTCCACATAACTCTCGGTAGCCTCTTCCATGCCCTCGGCATCCACATCAGGAAGTTCAGGCTGAGCCACGCCACCGACAACACCGCCAACGATTCCGCCAACGATTCCGCCGCCAGTAGTGCCGCCACCAAAGCTGATTGTACCATTTTCCTGACCAGTGGGTTGCATGTCGCTTGCCACGCCACTGCCGGCCACTCCACCACCAATCACGATGGTGCCGCCTCCGGCCACTGCTCCGTGGGCGAAGTTGTTTTCGCCGTTGGCCACGGTGTCTGTTTCATCATCATCCACCACATGTGTAGGCAAGTCCTTACCATCCTCTGTCTTATCGAACGGACGGTCAAAACCGGCTATAAAGAACACGAGTACCTCAGTTCCCATACCAAGGAACAGCATGAAGTTAGCTCCTGCCAAGTGAGTCAGTTTGAACAGGGCACCCAGGATAACGATAGACGCACCCCAGCTATAGGCATAGTTCATGAATGTCTGTCCGGGAACACTGTCAAGCCACTTCTGTAAGTGGTATATCACATTGAATTTACTATACTGTGTCATCTGGATAATTTTCGATTAACGGATTTTAGATTTAATGAATGGTCGAGCCGCCGAAATTATGACGAGCCTCAGCCCAGTTTACTTTTTTTTTGCTGATGTCTTCGCCGGTTTCACCTTTTCGCTACTTGTATTGGCAAGCGAGCGCACACAGCGGAAACCAATATAGCTTCGAGGCTGGTTTTGATACTCGCTGCTACGCCATGCAGCACGGATATAGCTCTCGGGATCTTTCCACGAACCGCCACGAACACTCTTCTTCTTCAGGCGATAGGGGTCTTCAATAGCGGCATTATACGACAGCTGAGGGTTAATATCGTTCATGGCGTCGATACCGGCCTCTGTATAAATGGTCGAAGTCCATTCGGCCACATTGCCAGCCATATCATAAAGTCCGTTGGAGTTGGCTGAGTAGATACCCACCTTTGAGGTAATCAGATTACCATCCTTGGTATAGTTACCGTTATCCGGTTTGAAGTTTGCATAGAAGCAGCCTTTTCCGCTGGCCACATCCTCATTGGCCCATGGAAATTCATTTTGGTCACGACCACGGGCTGCATACTCCCATTCGGCCTCCGTCGGCAGGCGATAGCGCTGAACATAACGGGCCTGCGGACCTAATCCTTTCAGTAAGTATTCAGTACGCCATGCACAGAAAGCATTGGCCTGTTCCCATGTGACACCCACCACAGGATAGTCGTTATATGCGGGATTAGAGAAATAGTTACGCATATACACCTCATTATCGGCGTTGGGGAAATCGTTCACCCAACAAGTGGTGTCAGGATAGATATTTACGATATAGGTATTCAGGAAATCCCAAGGACCAGACAGTGGGCGATTGATGGTCTGACGAACAATACGGCCTTCATCATCTACATAGGCAGTATCCTTGGAAATCATCACCTGTTCTTCGGCATTCACCTGAATGTCCGTATTCAGGTTACGCTCGGCAGGATTCAGACGATTGCGACGCTTGGCGGCCTCAACATAGTCATAAACCTCATAGCGATAGTTCATCTGACTATAGTCGAGCATTTTCTCGCCCGTCACAGGATTGGTCACATACACACTCTGGAGTGCGCGCAACTCGTCTTCGTTGGGCTTACGAGGCAAGGCCTTTTTCCAGTTCAGATAAGGCTTAATCGGATCACCGTTCTTGTCTTCTTCAATCTTGTAGGTCTCATCGCCGCCATAATTCGGGTCGGCCAATCGCTCACGGATGATGGAGTCGCGTACATAGTTCACGAACTGGCGATACTCCGAGTTGGTAATCTCCGTATCGTCCATCCAGAAGCCATCTACCGAAATGTCGCGAACAGGAATCTGACGTCCCCAAAGAGAGTCAGTGGACTGAGTACCCATCTGCAGGTGTCCACGCTTCACCAGTACCATTCCGTAAGGAGCAGGTTCTGAAAAAGCTCGTCCACCGGCACCAGTCAGTTCACCACCAGTAGATGCCGACTTGGACCCGAAGCAACTGGTGAGCAGCAGTACAAGGAGAAGCCCACCCAAGCCCTTACAAAGGAAGGAATGTTTAGTCACATTTTCTAAATCTCTTATTGTCATAAATAAATATGTTTCTTATTTAAAGAAGTATATTTTTAGAATTATTTTGTCTCGTCAAATTCCCTCAAAGGGTATTATCTGGTTTTACAGTAGTCTCACACTTTGGTGACGGTTTCGTCCTTTCTTGAAAAGGTTCAAATCGGTCTGATACCCGATGAGCAGTTCGTGGCTGCCATTACCAAGACTAATGCCATTGGTGTAGGCCTCGTAGCTGTAACCAATACTGATGCCGTGGAAGTCACCTCCTATGAACACCGTAACCGAATTAGTAGGACTGTAGCCCACACCTGCGTACATCCGGCGTTTCTCATACTGGTAGGTCAAGCGTGTGGTTATATCGGCCCTATAGCCAACCCCATCAGAACGACCCATCACAGACGGTTGTATTGAAAGAAACGGATTTCTCAATCGAATATTGCCTCCAGCAGTAAAATAATACGTTGGCGACACCTCCAGTTCGTTGGTTTCGCCCAGTTCTACAGTAGGATTCAGGGCATGCTGAACCGATGCTCCTACATACCATGTTTTATGATTATAGTACAATCCGGCGCCGAGGTCAAAGGCCGATCCAGTCATCTCTGAGGTGGAGAAGGCATTATCGCTGGCTACTTCCAAGTCCAGTTTCGAACCGTCAAAATTCTCACCCAGCATCGAGCCTTGCACGCCGATGTTCAGCACACCGCCAAAGAGTTTCTGCTTGTAGGCATATTGCAGCGTCAGACTATTGTGGGAGAAAAGACCAATCTTGTCGTTCATAAACCGCAAGCCCACTCCATGATACGCCCCAAAGAGATAGAAAGGCATATCAGCCGAAGCATACATGGTTTTCGGATTGTTCTCAAAACCTGTCATCGTGGTGTTATAAGCCACATTGACATTGATTTTCTCCTGTTTGCCCACAGCTGCGGGATTAAACGAAGTCTCCATCGCCCAGTAATGACTGAACGACGGATCGTACTGCGCACTAACTTTTACGGCAGCTAACGACAGTATTAACAGCAGAAAGCCTTTTCTTAACACAATTTACAAAACGTATTACTTTTCATTTTATTGTGCCAGCCCAATATTGGATAACAGATTAAGGAAAAAAAAGACCAATTTTGCCTATTTTTTACATGCTTAATCGGGCTCAAAACTCGCGCCAAATTCACCAAACGGAAAGTGGGTCGGAAATACGCGAGTTTTGAAGAGTTTGAACTATTTTTAGAACTGTCTGAATATCAAACAGTTGTACAAATATCGATATTCTTCTGATACACTTCTGTTGCAGAACTTCTATGATGCTGCAATGGTACTTCAGCTATACCGCAACTACCATTCAGCTATAATGCAACCACCATTCAGTTGCAATACAACCACCGTTCAGTTGCAGTATAGCGGACATTCAGTTACAGTGAAAAATAAGTGCTACTTCACCATAGTAGTTAAGTCAATCCCATCCTATCAATAAAAAGTGCGCCAAAACATGCATTTTTCCAAGAAAAAGCAGGAAAAAAGTGGCAAAATCGGTATTTTTTCGCTTCATTCTATGGGGTAAGCCCCCACAATGAGGGGGCAAAACAAAGGCTTCCCGTTCTAGATTGAGATTTTTATTTGTCTTGATTTTCGAAAAAAGTAAGAGGAAAAACAAGAACAAAAAAGATGGAAAAAGAGGAGAAAAAGAAGCTTGAATGACTCTTAAACAAAGCGGCCACTCGGGCCATGCGTGTTCAGTGTGTTCCTGCAGGGTGTTCAGAGTCGCTCGTAGCCGTTGAGTTTCTCCGCCCAGGAGTAGTGGCGCAGCACCATGTCGTAGCCCTTGCGGCCCATGTCGCGTCTCAGCTCGGGGGCGCGCATGATCCTGAGACAGGCATCGGCAAGGGCCTGTTCGCCGTCGCGGATGAGGCAGTTGTCGCCGTCGCGCAGTTCGGGTATGGCATGGGAGATGAGCGAGGTCATCACTACGGGTACGCCGCAACCCATGCCGACGAGGACTTTGTTCTGGATGCCCGCTGCCACGCGGATGGGGGCTACAAGGAGGCATGAGTCTTTGATGAAGCCTTCGAGGTCGTCGACAAAACCCGTGATGATGATGTCGTCGGAGGCAAGAGTCTGGATGTTGCCGGGAGGGAGAGACCCCACGATGTAGAATTTTGCCGAGGGGCGTTCCTTTTTGATGAGCGGGAACACCTCGTTGGCGAAGTAGATGGCTGCATCCTGATTCTGCATGGAGCGCATGTTGCCCATGAAGCAGATTTTGTCGGTGTTATAGTGTTCGGGCAACGCCTCGAGGATGCCCACGCCGTTGCTGTGCAGGGTGAGGGAAGTGGCGTTCGGCTCTTTGGCCTTCAGATAATCGATGTCGGCCTGAGACACGAGTACCACCTTGGGGAAACGGCGCGTGACCTGGAGCTCGTACCTGGCGATGAGGCGCTGCTCCAGCATGTAAACGTATTTCAGCAGACCGACGCCTTCGGCTTTGGAGGAGAGCAGGTAGGTCTTCGACAGTGCATCGGTCATTTCGACAATGGTCTGCTTTTCCAAATGCAACTCACTGAGATAAGGCACCATACGCAGCAGGTGGGGAATGTAAAGGTCGGGCTTCTCCGTCTGAATTACTTTCCGGAAGAGTTTGCGGTAGGCGTTAGATGAGTAGTAACCGCACTGAATGGGTTTTCCAAAGAGAAAGTTGAAAGCCCCGACAAAAAGCGACACTATTCTGTTGCGCTTTACGAAATAGACCTTGTCATAAAGCACCTTTGCCTGAGCCACAGGAGGCTTAGCCCCGTCGGATAAGGACACGAGAATAAGTTTATGCCCCTGATGTTTAAGGTAGCGTGCTATCTCGTTGATGCGCAGTGCGTCGCCGCCAAACTGCGGATAAGGAAATCGCGGAGTAAGTATGCAGATATTCATAGGTCGTTATTGTCGCAGGGTTTTATGCTGCAAATATAGCCATTTTCCTAAAAAAAACTGCATTATTTACAAAAAAAAGCAAAAAAACATGTAAATATGCGACTATTTTAAGACATTCGCTACAAGTAGCACACTGTGGTGGTAAGAGAAGCACGGAGTAAGTATGCGATCTTCATATTATACTATTTAACAATATGCATATTTGTAATATGAAGAGTAATAATGCTTTTGTCATTGGACATTTTCGACTGGTTATTGAAAAACATCCTCAAATGCTTTCACAGATGCTTCTTCAGAATAGAACTGTTCGTATATGCGTCGGGAGTAATTGTTGAAAAGTGGGATAGGAAATTGAATATATTTGTTCAGACAGTTTATAAATTCTTTTTCATTGTTACATCTTCCACCTACTTTCTCTGCATCAAGACTATACCCTTCAAATGCCTCATCTGTTCCGAGTATATTTTTACCATACATAAGAGATTCGCAGGTTTTTACCTTCATTCCGCTTCCTGTGAAGATAGGAAGTACTATGAAGTCGGCTTCCAGGAAATACGGTTGCATGTCGGGCACATCACTGACAATCTCGATGTCATTGAACAGAGTATTGTTCTCTTTTAGCTTTGCCATTCCTTTCCCTACTATTTTTAGCCGGATGTTTACATGTGGCAGGACATTCTTTACAAACCACTCGATTCCCTGTACGTTTGGTGAGATATAACTTCCTATAAAAAGACATAAGGGCAGTGTTGAGGTAATGGACTCCTTGTCAGGAACAATCTGTTGGCATTTATCTGCGAATGCGATAGGCACAATGATGTCGGCATCTCGTCCGTACATTTTATGGAGCATATCACTATCGCGCTGGTTTAGCGTCAGCACCCTGTCAGCATACTTGCAACAATACTCGTCATTCTGTGCTGCACAATTTATGATAACTTTTCTAATTGGCATACGTTTTGACAGCGTGTGCTCATAGTACAGACTTTCCACATTGTGAAAATGTGCAATTACAGTACCTTTGTAGTGGTTTGCTTTAAGCTCTTTTGCTATGACGCCGAAGAGACTGGTGCTAAGAAATACATAGTCGTAGTCGTTTGCCCTCTTTACAATGTCTTTTACTTTCCATGGTGTCATACCATTGTAGTACCCGAATGGGAATACAAGTGCAGAGAGAATAATGTTCCAAATGCTTCGTTTCTTGTTTTCATCGTGCAGATATATAGTATCTACATTTTCCTTTCCGAGTATATGCTGTGCCATGGTGAGGTTGCGCTGGTTTGCAATACCACCTCCTTCCAGTATTCCGTTGTATTTTTTGAATATAACAAACAAAGCCCGTTTCATGATGTCTTATTTATTGTTTATTGCCTTGTAAACAGCATCAAGCCATCCGTGTCCGAATTCCTGATCGGGTTCTACATAATTACCCTCTCCCCATTCGTTCCATGATTTCAGGATGACTATCTGATGTTCTGGCTCTTTATCCTTTATTAAAGAGAATGCCTGCATAATGTGTTGCTTAAACTTGTCAGGCGTTGCCCCAGTGTATATACCTGGAGTTTGGACCGTTCTATGATAGACCAGTCTTTCTGGTGCATGCAGGATATGAGTATGTCTATGGTCATGATTTCGTTGAGTATTCTTTATACATTTTTTTAAGCTCGTTTCTGAACCCTTTTAATTTGGCGAAGTCTGCTTCGTCCTGTCTGCCCAGCATCTTGCGTAGGTATGCTCTTACAAGCAGAGTTGTATTAATCTGGAGGTATGTCCGAAGTGTTGCCAATGGGGAAAGTCCCTTCTTCCGGTGATGGTAGAGATCAACTTCGAGAAGTTTTTTTTCGTAGTCAACAGTTAGTTGGCGATGCTCCATGGGGTGTAGGTAGTGCAGATGTTTGTCGAAACGGAAGTGGTAACCGAAACGCTTTGCCAATCGGTAGTGTATATCGTCTTCTTCACCATACATGAATACTTCTTCGTCGAACAGACCTGCAGCCTCGAACATTGATTTCCGGACAAAGAAACAAGAACCAGAGAAATACATCCAGCGCGGCAGGTACAAGTCCATGCGAGTGCATAGTCCTGTAAGCAGGGTGCGCAGATAACCGTTCATCATCGTGGTGCACCAAAATGAGTTGTTGCTGGCACTGGTGGGGGTGTTCATCATTTTCATGCCGTACATGATGAGTTCCTTATCCGCCATGAATGCTCCCAATGGTTTACGGAAGAATGGTTCAAGAAGGCGCACGTCGGGATTCATGATGAGGATGACGGGAGCTGTGGCGCGTCGGATGCCCACATTGTTGCCCTGTCCGTAACCGCCATTTTGTGTGTTCTCGATAAGGATGATGTCCTCGCCCCATTGCTGCTTTAGGCGCGCAAACATCGGCTCGGTCTCGTGGCTGCAGTTGTCCACGATGATGAGCTCGATATCCTCCTTGGGGATGTCGGCATAAGTTTGAATGGAATCCACGCAGTCGTAGATATCCTTCTCGGAGTTGTATGTGACTATGATTATGCTAACTTGCTTCATGGCTTTTCTTTCAGTTTATAAACTCTAATCCAATCAATATCCATGTATGCAGGGAAAGTCTCAGGTTCCACACCGCTTGCCCATGACTTGGGAGGATATGTCTGCATGTCCATCATAATATGTGACTCGATGCCGTAAGGAAACTGATTTTTGTATTCCTCCTTTTTCGGATAACGGAAAGTCTCTTTCCCGTTGACAGCGAAGATGAGCATATCGGGCAGAATCTCCACACTATAGATGTTGTACTTGTTGACTTTGATAGTAGGGGTGTGCTGTTGTTTCGGCTCGTACCAATTTTTCTGGTCTGCCAAAGTGTAGGCATTATGTGCTGTCTGATAAACGAAATCGTTTCGGTCCACGTATTCCAAGAGGTCAATTTCCGTATATTTGGGGTTAGGATTCTCCCAGAGTTTTCTGTCCTCCGGCATCGTCCAGACGGCGGGCCAAGTGCCGATGGCTCCATGCAGACGCACACGCACTTCTATCTTACCATAGGTGAAGGTGCGTTTGCCTTCGGAGGTGACGCCTCCAGTAAGAAATGTGGCGGTGTCATTGGGTAAGATGCCCTTATTGTGTCTTGCATACAGACGTAGGCGCCCTTTGCCCACTTCGTACATCCTGTCGTCCGGAGTTAGGTTGCACAGGCTGCGTGCAGTGGGCATGCGCTTCATCTTGCTCCATATGCTATCGTTGATGGTTTTGCCGTTGAATTCATCATGCCAACTGAGTTCGTACCAGTCGTTACGGTCGGCAGTTTTCTGGGAGCAGGAACACAGAGTGCAGAAAAACAGACTTGTTAGTATTATTACGAATTCTTTCATAAAAGCTCTTTTTGTCGTTTTACCATTTCTTGCTCCATACGGCGATACCACAACAGATAATTGAGAATGGGCAAACGCCTGGCAGGAGTAAGCGGCATAATCTTGCATAGGAAGTGAGTGAGACGCATCTGCCATCTGAATAAATTGCCCCACAAAGGAGATAAAGATTGTATCAAGGACGCAAGATGCAGATTGTAATCCTTATGGAATCCGGTGCGGGAAACCTTGACATAGAGAAACATGGCGCCGCGATAAAGTGCGTGGTCGTAGCGGTGTCTATAGCGCTGCTGAATAAGAGAATAAAAGCGTTTTGTGGCATAAAGATTGCTCTCGAAATGGGCCGCAGAGAGAATCTGCTTGGAGACAGAGCCTGTGCTGGCTGTGCGGTAGCCGTAGTCAGGGGCAAGGGTGGAATAGGCATAGTGCATACCACTTAGGATACATTCCAAATTGAATTGGGCGTCCTGAAGCGACAACAGATGTGTGTCCCAACTGATGCCGTATTTCAGAAGTGAAGTGCGTCGGTAGATATTGTTCCAAAC
The sequence above is a segment of the Prevotella sp. E9-3 genome. Coding sequences within it:
- a CDS encoding type IX secretion system membrane protein PorP/SprF, with the protein product MVLRKGFLLLILSLAAVKVSAQYDPSFSHYWAMETSFNPAAVGKQEKINVNVAYNTTMTGFENNPKTMYASADMPFYLFGAYHGVGLRFMNDKIGLFSHNSLTLQYAYKQKLFGGVLNIGVQGSMLGENFDGSKLDLEVASDNAFSTSEMTGSAFDLGAGLYYNHKTWYVGASVQHALNPTVELGETNELEVSPTYYFTAGGNIRLRNPFLSIQPSVMGRSDGVGYRADITTRLTYQYEKRRMYAGVGYSPTNSVTVFIGGDFHGISIGYSYEAYTNGISLGNGSHELLIGYQTDLNLFKKGRNRHQSVRLL
- a CDS encoding glycosyltransferase family 4 protein gives rise to the protein MNICILTPRFPYPQFGGDALRINEIARYLKHQGHKLILVSLSDGAKPPVAQAKVLYDKVYFVKRNRIVSLFVGAFNFLFGKPIQCGYYSSNAYRKLFRKVIQTEKPDLYIPHLLRMVPYLSELHLEKQTIVEMTDALSKTYLLSSKAEGVGLLKYVYMLEQRLIARYELQVTRRFPKVVLVSQADIDYLKAKEPNATSLTLHSNGVGILEALPEHYNTDKICFMGNMRSMQNQDAAIYFANEVFPLIKKERPSAKFYIVGSLPPGNIQTLASDDIIITGFVDDLEGFIKDSCLLVAPIRVAAGIQNKVLVGMGCGVPVVMTSLISHAIPELRDGDNCLIRDGEQALADACLRIMRAPELRRDMGRKGYDMVLRHYSWAEKLNGYERL
- a CDS encoding glycosyltransferase, whose amino-acid sequence is MKRALFVIFKKYNGILEGGGIANQRNLTMAQHILGKENVDTIYLHDENKKRSIWNIILSALVFPFGYYNGMTPWKVKDIVKRANDYDYVFLSTSLFGVIAKELKANHYKGTVIAHFHNVESLYYEHTLSKRMPIRKVIINCAAQNDEYCCKYADRVLTLNQRDSDMLHKMYGRDADIIVPIAFADKCQQIVPDKESITSTLPLCLFIGSYISPNVQGIEWFVKNVLPHVNIRLKIVGKGMAKLKENNTLFNDIEIVSDVPDMQPYFLEADFIVLPIFTGSGMKVKTCESLMYGKNILGTDEAFEGYSLDAEKVGGRCNNEKEFINCLNKYIQFPIPLFNNYSRRIYEQFYSEEASVKAFEDVFQ
- a CDS encoding glycoside hydrolase family 99-like domain-containing protein — translated: MKNTQRNHDHRHTHILHAPERLVYHRTVQTPGIYTGATPDKFKQHIMQAFSLIKDKEPEHQIVILKSWNEWGEGNYVEPDQEFGHGWLDAVYKAINNK
- a CDS encoding glycosyltransferase family 2 protein gives rise to the protein MKQVSIIIVTYNSEKDIYDCVDSIQTYADIPKEDIELIIVDNCSHETEPMFARLKQQWGEDIILIENTQNGGYGQGNNVGIRRATAPVILIMNPDVRLLEPFFRKPLGAFMADKELIMYGMKMMNTPTSASNNSFWCTTMMNGYLRTLLTGLCTRMDLYLPRWMYFSGSCFFVRKSMFEAAGLFDEEVFMYGEEDDIHYRLAKRFGYHFRFDKHLHYLHPMEHRQLTVDYEKKLLEVDLYHHRKKGLSPLATLRTYLQINTTLLVRAYLRKMLGRQDEADFAKLKGFRNELKKMYKEYSTKS
- a CDS encoding family 16 glycosylhydrolase, which translates into the protein MKEFVIILTSLFFCTLCSCSQKTADRNDWYELSWHDEFNGKTINDSIWSKMKRMPTARSLCNLTPDDRMYEVGKGRLRLYARHNKGILPNDTATFLTGGVTSEGKRTFTYGKIEVRVRLHGAIGTWPAVWTMPEDRKLWENPNPKYTEIDLLEYVDRNDFVYQTAHNAYTLADQKNWYEPKQQHTPTIKVNKYNIYSVEILPDMLIFAVNGKETFRYPKKEEYKNQFPYGIESHIMMDMQTYPPKSWASGVEPETFPAYMDIDWIRVYKLKEKP
- a CDS encoding glycosyltransferase family 2 protein, with the protein product MQNQVTLSIVMPVFNHADDLKIMLNSILDNSYQDWELLAVDDGSDEETKETLKQYATQDKRINIIQREREPKGAQTCRNIGFEQARGEYIVFFDSDDYVAPYCLEQRVKELSKHPELDFMVFRSGTYYDNAFHQEPDKLNYGYQIYNDDIEAFCSRTLPFIVWNNIYRRTSLLKYGISWDTHLLSLQDAQFNLECILSGMHYAYSTLAPDYGYRTASTGSVSKQILSAAHFESNLYATKRFYSLIQQRYRHRYDHALYRGAMFLYVKVSRTGFHKDYNLHLASLIQSLSPLWGNLFRWQMRLTHFLCKIMPLTPARRLPILNYLLWYRRMEQEMVKRQKELL